In Alosa alosa isolate M-15738 ecotype Scorff River chromosome 19, AALO_Geno_1.1, whole genome shotgun sequence, a genomic segment contains:
- the rab11fip5a gene encoding LOW QUALITY PROTEIN: uncharacterized protein rab11fip5a (The sequence of the model RefSeq protein was modified relative to this genomic sequence to represent the inferred CDS: inserted 2 bases in 1 codon), whose product MSSAITNDEYQRWVPTHVQVTVLRARGLRAKGKHGTNDAYVIIQVGKEKYSTCVMEKTMNPEWGEECTFELQPGVLEPGGRDVCPPGSCDLTLTAMHRALIGLDVFLGQAVIPLDKAFQDRISMKKEWHRLHSKTGKKEKERGEVQVSVQFTRHNMTASMYDLSMKDKPHSAFGKLKERIRGTKHLGDEDSASAIIPGGYGVLARMRGRLPSDGGGEEYYEDDEGGEARRSKMRNFFLRGRLRKSSDTRSSTSLGSESSESSSRGGSLSPTAGISVVVSDLSNSPSNSSNLTADNSPDHTVAPSPQVSPHKHIYDDEVCEISIPVPQSFTYDSLITEMVSSTPSSTAVANGHPVKHAPASHTPKPKPQPAAPSKQGGELAAPKALSLSPALGSRQKASAMSLSLQNLSVSHRAEEPHPGPGDGRRWSLDRAGEEERAAISAAIENAGKLEEEERRAAQFKKEATPAVTAADGEVKKQKXGVFSHGRSESTGKVATAGKGDTASAPSEGKHKGWFGSKDSHNKPSPVPSNLLSGSSRLLESHVTEEAPPGDVNGMARLPQGVTDVANEGVHFNPFVSDMDGTQAWKSEDPSQTPEFPDPSIQTNPPNMEMDTNFTALTNTNTLNTQDLLQLSPNESQSSLPENLSMEFTRMHNLACPYPGLLLHQMDTPSRSETSLNETSHGQMPLGSVSNSQLAGSTTTWVRLAGQSVEMSGTAEGVASQSTELESAVSPLDIDVNGREADLGAVLSPSAGAEVTEMMLAPSKEPWVSAYREMSSDDTLEASTIVSYSPGRELDLPAGDPLPIGLESSHQEPRGEQDKEKDKKGMGDLEVKEPTVDAADVVVLTDSDTATKQGVDSRVVSECAGFGWESVEPSVGSSVQTSNRTGPESVSSGNHILDHSLEAESPFSGSLICIMASSPGEGLISSESCFADDSAVLSPTRVLQDMSPDDKHLPTSLRTGELETLHHKVLESPVSLLSSASLSSNDNANSTVNPFVSADSDAYVSPLVSMGPDDGHITSNPFFSLATDRVCASSHNSSISPNKDLLLAPQSTRFLGSLLYESAESECYHTCSSHQRHRSLCSQRSLPLITAKDPMQQLIAFYDLAVNTQPLQDPCQNTRQIHDPKVDDVSQFNLSPLSALASDLQMKSTVHRDVSSPLSLPTNGITQEAIPNQNSSLLIQRGNFVENFVAKEDPLPDVLWMSNLKDKAMSEQWSSPPPMLACDRTAESMPNYEFTEGVVPNFDVTQKDMPKSVLLQEVPATKDIEINPFVDGKVDIFPRDSVSRSPFTTESEVQDLSKFPVDWAELKWAAVGSTGVKKEVMSEAGASLLNETWASAPSWLTPVTSEDQNDRNTLPWVVFDQSLHGLSGGVSDGTLPSSSISQDLVVTHLHPQCPQTDTQASLKSSQEQLDLFGSTVDPFHGFPGITDPFNGDPFHSVASVFDSSQPKPYKMDSTKRAEKAMPTVKTAPKLSLRPELQLLSPLASSTPAADPFPLSFPAGPSALAIPSCPSPISSDLMSASQAAFPQEHQQASNQIASPHPVKPLTPPGEEKKSESRSVLEKLKSTINPGRSQSETDKKTLVVEGGGSYYHLNHSELVSLLLQREVDLQRERAEFERRGALLEKREAELRKNKLMIRDLEDYIDRLLVRIMAEKPTLLQVSRTKLK is encoded by the exons ATGGCACCGTCTGCACTCCAAGACTGGCAAGAAGGAGAAGGAGCGAGGGGAGGTGCAGGTGTCCGTGCAGTTCACGCGGCACAACATGACGGCCAGCATGTACGACCTGTCCATGAAGGACAAGCCCCACTCGGCCTTCGGCAAGCTCAAGGAGCGCATCCGAGGCACGAAGCACCTCGGCGACGAGGACTCGGCCTCCGCCATCATCCCCGGGGGCTACGGGGTGCTGGCCAGGATGCGGGGCCGGTTGCCGAGCGACGGCGGCGGGGAGGAGTACTACGAGGACGACGAGGGCGGCGAGGCGCGGCGGAGCAAGATGAGGAACTTCTTCCTGCGGGGCCGCCTGCGCAAGTCGTCGGACACGCGCTCCAGCACGTCGCTCGGCTCGGAGAGCAGCGAGTCGTCGTCGCGCGGCGGGAGCCTGAGCCCCACTGCCGGGATCAGCGTCGTCGTGTCGGACCTGTCCAACTCgcccagcaacagcagcaaccTCACAGCGGACAACAGCCCAG acCACACAGTCGCCCCCTCACCCCAAGTCTCCCCACACAAGCATATCTATGACGACGAAGTGTGTGAGATCTCCATCCCCGTACCCCAGTCTTTCACGTACGACAGCCTAATCACCGAAATGGTGTCCTCTACTCCGTCATCCACCGCCGTGGCCAACGGTCATCCAGTCAAGCATGCCCCAGCTTCCCACACCCCCAAACCGAAACCTCAGCCTGCGGCCCCCTCCAAGCAGGGGGGCGAGCTGGCCGCCCCCAAAGCCTTGTCCCTGTCCCCTGCTCTTGGTTCCCGGCAGAAGGCCTCGGCCATGTCGCTGTCCCTCCAGAATCTCTCGGTGTCGCACCGCGCGGAGGAACCACACCCGGGGCCCGGGGACGGCCGCCGCTGGTCGCTGGACAGAGCCGGGGAGGAGGAGCGGGCCGCCATTTCAGCGGCGATCGAGAACGCCGggaagctggaggaggaggagaggagggcggCCCAGTTCAAGAAGGAAGCCACCCCGGCAGTCACTGCGGCCGACGGCGAGGTCAAGAAGCAGAA TGGGGTTTTTTCTCATGGGAGGAGCGAATCGACAGGCAAGGTGGCGACCGCGGGCAAGGGTGACACAGCTTCGGCCCCTTCGGAAGGGAAGCATAAAGGATGGTTTGGCTCGAAGGACTCTCACAACAAGCCCAG CCCTGTACCTTCCAATTTGCTCTCTGGGTCCTCCCGCCTCCTCGAATCCCATGTCACAGAAGAGGCCCCTCCAGGAGACGTTAATGGAATGGCCCGTCTACCTCAGGGAGTGACTGACGTAGCAAACGAAGGAGTGCATTTTAACCCGTTTGTTTCTGACATGGATGGGACCCAGGCATGGAAGTCTGAGGACCCATCTCAGACACCCGAGTTTCCTGACCCCTCAATACAAACAAACCCCCCAAACATGGAAATGGACACTAATTTTACTGCTCtgactaacactaacacacttaACACTCAGGACCTCTTACAGCTAAGCCCTAATGAATCGCAGAGCTCTTTACCTGAGAATTTGAGTATGGAGTTCACTAGGATGCACAACTTAGCCTGCCCTTATCCAGGACTGTTACTGCACCAGATGGACACTCCGAGCCGCTCCGAAACATCCCTGAATGAGACCTCCCACGGCCAAATGCCTCTTGGCAGTGTCTCAAATTCACAGCTGGCTGGCTCTACCACCACCTGGGTAAGACTAGCAGGCCAGTCTGTGGAAATGTCTGGAACTGCTGAAGGAGTTGCCTCTCAGTCTACAGAGCTGGAGTCAGCCGTTTCACCTCTCGATATTGATGTTAACGGGAGAGAGGCTGACCTTGGAGCGGTGCTCTCTCCAAGTGCTGGTGCTGAAGTGACGGAGATGATGCTCGCTCCCTCCAAGGAGCCATGGGTGTCTGCATACAGGGAGATGAGCTCAGATGACACACTGGAAGCCTCCACTATCGTGTCTTACTCTCCGGGACGGGAGTTGGACCTTCCTGCTGGTGACCCTTTGCCAATCGGTCTTGAGAGCTCACATCAGGAGCCTAGAGGGGAGCAAGACAAagaaaaggacaaaaaaggaaTGGGTGACTTAGAAGTGAAGGAACCTACTGTAGATGCGGCTGATGTGGTGGTCTTAACTGACTCGGACACTGCAACAAAACAGGGAGTTGACTCCAgggtagtgagtgagtgtgcgggTTTTGGCTGGGAGAGTGTGGAGCCCTCTGTGGGGAGTTCAGTACAGACGTCGAACAGAACAGGCCCTGAAAGTGTATCCTCAGGCAACCATATTTTGGATCATTCCCTCGAGGCTGAGAGCCCTTTTTCCGGCTCGCTCATCTGCATCATGGCCTCCTCGCCTGGCGAAGGCCTTATCTCCTCAGAGTCATGCTTCGCCGATGACTCAGCTGTACTGAGTCCCACAAGAGTTTTACAGGACATGTCCCCAGACGACAAGCATTTACCTACCAGCCTTCGTACAGGCGAGCTAGAGACACTACATCATAAGGTCTTGGAGAGCCCTGTCAGCCTTCTGTCCTCTGCTAGCCTTAGCTCAAATGATAATGCTAACAGCACTGTTAACCCATTTGTTAGCGCTGATTCAGATGCATATGTTAGCCCGCTTGTGAGCATGGGCCCTGATGATGGCCATATTACTAGCAATCCCTTTTTCAGCCTAGCCACTGACCGTGTTTGTGCTTCTAGCCACAATAGTAGCATTAGCCCCAATAAAGATCTGCTGCTCGCTCCTCAGTCAACTCGGTTTCTCGGTAGCCTCCTCTATGAAAGTGCTGAATCTGAGTGTTACCACACCTGCAGTTCGCATCAGCGTCATCGGTCTCTTTGTTCACAGCGTTCACTGCCATTAATAACAGCAAAGGACCCTATGCAACAGCTGATAGCATTTTATGATCTCGCTGTGAATACCCAGCCCTTACAAGACCCCTGTCAAAACACTAGGCAAATACATGACCCCAAAGTAGATGATGTGTCCCAGTTTAACCTCTCGCCCTTGTCTGCACTAGCTAGTGACCTCCAAATGAAATCAACAGTGCACAGAGATGtgagctctcctctctctttgccAACAAATGGCATTACACAAGAAGCCATTCCAAATCAAAATTCATCACTATTGATACAGAGGGGCAATTTTGTAGAGAACTTTGTGGCAAAAGAAGACCCCTTACCTGACGTTCTTTGGATGAGTAATCTGAAAGACAAGGCTATGTCAGAACAGTGGTCTTCACCACCACCTATGTTGGCGTGTGATCGAACTGCTGAATCCATGCCAAATTATGAATTCACAGAGGGAGTGGTGCCCAATTTTGACGTGACCCAGAAAGACATGCCAAAGTCTGTCCTATTGCAAGAGGTGCCAGCAACCAAAGATATTGAGATTAATCCTTTTGTTGATGGTAAAGTTGACATTTTTCCAAGAGATTCAGTCTCTAGATCTCCTTTTACAACGGAAAGTGAAGTTCAGGACTTGAGTAAATTCCCTGTTGATTGGGCCGAATTGAAGTGGGCAGCAGTGGGTAGCACTGGGGTAAAAAAGGAAGTGATGTCTGAAGCAGGGGCCTCCCTTTTGAATGAGACTTGGGCATCTGCTCCATCTTGGTTGACCCCGGTGACTTCTGAGGACCAAAATGACCGTAACACCCTCCCATGGGTCGTATTTGACCAATCACTACATGGCCTGAGCggaggtgtgtctgatggaACCCTCCCTTcttcgtccatatctcaggattTGGTcgtcacacacttacaccctcAGTGccctcaaacagacacacaagctaGTCTTAAAAGTAGTCAGGAGCAACTTGACCTCTTCGGAAGCACTGTAGACCCTTTTCATGGGTTTCCTGGAATCACAGACCCCTTTAATGGTGACCCCTTCCATTCAGTAGCATCTGTCTTTGATAGCAGTCAGCCAAAGCCATACAAAATGGACTCCACAAAACGTGCGGAAAAAGCAATGCCAACCGTGAAGACGGCCCCCAAACTGTCCCTCAGACCTGAGCTACAGCTACTATCACCTCTTGCTTCCTCTACTCCTGCCGCAGACCCCTTTCCCTTGTCTTTTCCTGCCGGCCCCTCTGCTCTGGCGATCCCATCATGTCCTTCCCCCATTTCCAGTGATTTGATGAGTGCCTCACAAGCAGCCTTTCCCCAGGAGCATCAACAGGCATCCAATCAGATCGCCAG TCCACACCCTGTGAAGCCACTGACTCCaccaggagaagagaagaagtcTGAAAGTCGCTCAGTGCTTGAGAAGCTCAAGTCCACCATCAATCCAGGCCGCAGTCAGTCAGAAACCGACAAGAAG ACTCTGGTGGTGGAAGGGGGCGGCTCCTACTACCACCTGAACCACAGTGAGCTGGTCTCACTGCTGCTTCAGAGGGAGGTGGACCTGCAGCGAGAGCGGGCCGAGTTTGAACGGCGGGGGGCGTTGCTGGAGAAGCGTGAGGCGGAGCTCCGCAAGAACAAGCTGATGATCCGCGACTTGGAGGACTACATCGACAGGCTGCTCGTCCGCATCATGGCCGAGAAACCCACGCTGCTTCAGGTCAGCCGTACCAAACTCAAATGA